In a genomic window of Hyphomonas sp.:
- a CDS encoding saccharopine dehydrogenase family protein, producing MDNVLIIGAGAAGSVVAQKCAMDRDTFKHIHLASRRLESCEKVARLCKTPIEISQVDADNVEEVVALINKVKPDLLINMALPYQDLPIMDACLEAGCNYMDTANYEPRDVAKFEYSWQWAYQDRFKEAGLTAILGCGFDPGVTNIYCAYAQQEGLFDEIEFIDIVDCNAGDHGKTFATNFNPEINLREVTQDGKYWKDGEWIEIPALSIKTMIDYPEVGPKASYLIYHEEEESLVKHIKGLKQIRFWMTFGEAYIKHLEVFKSIGLIGLEPIKHKGMDIIPMEFLKDLLPPPSSLAENYTGKTSIGVILRGTKDGQPVSKMIYNVSDHAKTNEEVSAQAVSYTTGVPPVSGAAMFFRGEWSGHGVFNVEQFPAKPFLEDVAQRGLPWHVIDVDGGDQEDLFAVET from the coding sequence ATGGACAATGTTCTCATCATCGGTGCCGGTGCCGCCGGATCCGTCGTCGCCCAGAAATGCGCGATGGACCGCGACACGTTCAAACATATCCATCTTGCCTCCCGTCGGCTGGAAAGCTGCGAGAAAGTGGCAAGGCTCTGCAAGACGCCGATCGAGATCAGCCAGGTCGATGCCGACAATGTTGAAGAGGTTGTCGCACTGATCAACAAGGTGAAGCCAGATCTGCTGATCAACATGGCCCTGCCCTATCAGGACCTGCCGATCATGGATGCCTGCCTCGAAGCAGGCTGCAACTATATGGACACGGCAAACTATGAACCGCGCGATGTCGCCAAATTCGAATACTCCTGGCAATGGGCCTATCAGGACCGGTTCAAGGAAGCCGGCCTGACCGCCATTCTCGGCTGCGGGTTCGATCCGGGCGTGACCAATATCTACTGCGCCTATGCCCAGCAGGAAGGCCTGTTCGACGAGATCGAATTCATCGACATCGTGGACTGCAATGCCGGCGACCACGGCAAGACCTTCGCCACGAACTTCAATCCGGAGATCAATCTCCGAGAAGTCACGCAGGACGGCAAATACTGGAAAGATGGCGAGTGGATCGAGATCCCGGCCCTGTCGATCAAGACGATGATCGACTATCCGGAAGTCGGCCCGAAGGCCTCCTACCTGATCTATCACGAGGAAGAGGAAAGCCTGGTCAAGCATATCAAGGGCCTGAAGCAGATCCGCTTCTGGATGACCTTTGGCGAGGCCTATATCAAGCACCTCGAAGTGTTCAAATCCATCGGCCTGATCGGTCTGGAGCCGATCAAGCACAAGGGGATGGACATCATTCCGATGGAGTTCCTCAAAGACCTGCTGCCGCCGCCCTCCTCGCTGGCCGAAAACTACACCGGCAAGACGTCGATCGGCGTCATCCTGCGCGGCACGAAGGATGGCCAGCCAGTCTCCAAGATGATCTACAACGTGTCCGACCACGCCAAGACGAATGAGGAAGTCTCGGCGCAGGCCGTATCCTACACGACGGGCGTGCCGCCGGTTTCCGGCGCAGCCATGTTCTTCCGCGGCGAATGGTCCGGACACGGCGTTTTCAATGTCGAGCAGTTCCCGGCCAAACCCTTCCTGGAAGATGTCGCCCAGCGTGGCCTGCCGTGGCACGTCATCGACGTCGATGGCGGCGATCAGGAAGACCTGTTCGCAGTGGAGACGTAA
- a CDS encoding S41 family peptidase, producing MTDIQQDTLADGQELCDLVRANYVYLDKRQPGWDATCRHLPDQAGHVSTRPEQLRVLETLTDALHDPHITFGTNSSISPRLVPSGADYWLEEDRVIAVRAGSAAAQAGLAVGDQIVSVNGRTLGDALRSRLQPPDTAASEAQRNWALNAAAAGYRDEPRSVTILRDGQSHELTLEGRAVVPPESPLTARMIDGAVGYIRLNDSLGETSTVVAFDAAMDSLRGARFWILDLRDTPGGGSTDIAEPILGRFLSDSAAYQRIRPTDGPEWVKVAEPHGAWTAEGPVAVLVGRWTGSMGEGLAVGFDGAGRGDVFGSDMARLAGGVETFTLSRTGYPIRIPTYDLAHLDGTPRHVWSPPHIVLADNGDGPDLALQAALDWFAEFANPAVRPGVLR from the coding sequence TTGACGGACATTCAGCAGGACACACTGGCGGACGGACAGGAACTGTGTGACCTGGTCCGCGCGAACTATGTCTATCTGGACAAGCGGCAACCGGGCTGGGATGCAACCTGCCGCCACCTGCCGGATCAAGCGGGTCACGTGTCGACCCGGCCGGAGCAATTGCGCGTTCTGGAGACCCTGACCGACGCGCTGCATGATCCGCACATTACGTTCGGGACCAATTCATCGATTTCACCACGTCTTGTGCCGTCCGGGGCAGATTACTGGCTGGAGGAGGATCGGGTCATCGCTGTGCGCGCAGGCAGCGCTGCCGCGCAGGCAGGGCTGGCGGTGGGGGATCAGATTGTCTCCGTGAACGGCCGCACGCTGGGCGATGCCTTGCGATCCCGCCTTCAGCCCCCGGACACTGCCGCCTCCGAAGCGCAGCGGAACTGGGCCCTCAACGCTGCGGCGGCCGGCTATCGGGATGAGCCCAGATCCGTAACCATTCTGCGTGATGGCCAGTCCCATGAGTTGACCCTGGAAGGTCGTGCGGTCGTCCCACCTGAATCGCCGCTCACGGCTCGCATGATCGACGGGGCAGTCGGATACATTCGCCTCAATGATTCCCTCGGCGAGACCTCGACGGTTGTTGCATTCGATGCGGCCATGGACTCGCTGCGGGGAGCGCGGTTCTGGATTCTGGATCTCCGGGATACGCCCGGCGGGGGCAGCACGGATATCGCTGAACCCATTCTTGGCCGGTTTCTGTCAGATTCAGCCGCCTATCAGCGCATTCGGCCCACGGATGGTCCTGAATGGGTCAAGGTCGCCGAACCCCATGGTGCCTGGACGGCCGAAGGGCCGGTTGCCGTGCTGGTCGGGCGGTGGACCGGCAGCATGGGGGAAGGCCTTGCGGTCGGGTTCGACGGCGCCGGGCGGGGAGACGTTTTCGGCAGCGACATGGCACGGTTGGCTGGCGGCGTCGAAACCTTCACGCTCAGCCGGACAGGGTACCCCATCCGCATTCCCACTTATGATCTGGCGCATCTGGACGGCACGCCGCGCCATGTCTGGTCGCCGCCTCACATTGTTCTGGCAGACAATGGCGATGGGCCAGACCTTGCCTTGCAAGCGGCGCTGGACTGGTTCGCGGAGTTTGCGAATCCAGCTGTCAGACCGGGCGTTCTGCGATAG
- the nspC gene encoding carboxynorspermidine decarboxylase, producing the protein MQLPEHIPTPVFVLDAARLRANLETAKRVREEAGCKILLATKAFSLPAAFPMMTDYLDGTTASGEHEAIMGHESFGKEVHVYSPAYTQAEVERLTEVAEHIYFNSIEQLDRFADIARNAGAKVGLRVNPGYSNATLGGDLYNPCAPGSRFGEVPSKLDQVNWSGIDIFHVHALCESLHEGSVGLIEFVADNFGQYIEQVSTVNFGGGHFLNKEGYDVDALIAAIKAFKARFGVKVVLEPGAGLVVNTGELYATVLALHWNEVDLAILDASASTHMPDVLEVPYRPDVIGAGQPGQKAHTYRFGGKTCMTGDVIGDYSFDAPLKPGDTIIFTDQMHYSFVKTNTFNGTPLANLAVRWEDGIIESLSDFGYEEFRRRLGR; encoded by the coding sequence ATGCAGCTTCCCGAACACATTCCCACGCCTGTCTTCGTACTGGATGCAGCGCGCCTGCGCGCGAACCTTGAAACGGCGAAACGTGTTCGGGAGGAAGCCGGCTGCAAGATCCTGCTGGCAACCAAGGCATTTTCCCTGCCTGCCGCCTTTCCGATGATGACGGACTATCTGGACGGCACCACGGCCAGCGGCGAGCATGAGGCCATCATGGGACATGAGAGCTTTGGCAAGGAAGTGCATGTATACTCGCCCGCCTACACACAGGCCGAGGTGGAACGCCTGACCGAAGTGGCCGAGCACATCTATTTCAACTCCATCGAACAACTGGACCGGTTTGCGGACATTGCCCGCAATGCCGGCGCCAAGGTCGGCCTGCGGGTCAATCCTGGCTACTCCAATGCGACGCTGGGCGGAGACCTGTACAATCCGTGCGCGCCGGGCAGCCGGTTTGGCGAAGTGCCGTCGAAACTGGATCAGGTGAACTGGTCCGGCATCGACATCTTCCACGTCCACGCCCTGTGCGAGAGCCTGCACGAAGGGTCTGTCGGCCTGATCGAATTCGTAGCCGACAATTTCGGGCAATACATCGAACAGGTCAGTACCGTGAATTTCGGCGGCGGGCACTTCCTGAACAAGGAAGGTTACGATGTCGACGCGCTGATCGCGGCCATCAAGGCGTTCAAGGCGCGATTTGGCGTGAAGGTTGTTCTGGAGCCCGGCGCGGGCCTTGTTGTGAATACGGGCGAGCTTTACGCCACCGTCCTCGCCCTGCACTGGAATGAGGTGGATCTGGCGATCCTCGACGCCTCGGCCTCCACCCATATGCCCGACGTGCTGGAAGTGCCCTACCGGCCGGACGTGATCGGCGCCGGCCAGCCCGGCCAGAAGGCCCACACCTATCGCTTCGGCGGCAAGACCTGCATGACGGGTGACGTGATCGGCGACTACTCCTTTGACGCACCCCTCAAGCCCGGCGATACGATCATCTTCACAGACCAGATGCATTATTCCTTCGTCAAGACTAACACGTTCAATGGCACGCCGCTGGCAAATCTGGCGGTGCGCTGGGAGGATGGCATCATCGAAAGCCTGTCCGATTTCGGCTACGAGGAATTTCGGCGCCGCCTGGGGCGCTGA
- a CDS encoding carbon-nitrogen hydrolase family protein codes for MTQLRIACVQLRSGVEVAPNIEATSALIREAAGKGAQLVATPEMTNLLDIRPGMARPKIVAEADDQTLAALRALAAELGIWLLIGSLAVTLEGEDRLANRSFLIASDGSIRARYDKIHMFDVEVGDGQSYRESRSYRPGERAVLAETEFGTLGMTICYDVRFPHLYRRLAQAGADILTIPAAFTRVTGQAHWHVLVRARAIETGSFVIAPAQGGRHEDGRETFGHSLIVSPWGDVLAEKADDAPGVILADLDLDAVAKARGRIPSLGNDQMIKFEN; via the coding sequence ATGACCCAGCTTCGAATTGCCTGTGTCCAGTTGCGCTCCGGTGTGGAAGTGGCCCCGAACATCGAGGCGACATCTGCCCTCATCCGTGAGGCGGCGGGGAAGGGGGCGCAGCTGGTTGCAACACCGGAAATGACCAATTTGCTGGACATCCGCCCCGGCATGGCGCGGCCGAAGATTGTTGCGGAGGCGGACGATCAGACCTTGGCCGCACTGCGTGCGCTGGCGGCGGAGCTTGGCATCTGGCTCCTCATCGGCTCCCTCGCGGTGACGCTGGAGGGCGAGGACCGCCTCGCAAACCGCTCCTTCCTGATCGCGTCCGATGGCTCCATCCGCGCGCGCTATGACAAGATCCACATGTTCGATGTCGAAGTAGGCGACGGGCAAAGCTATCGCGAAAGCCGGTCCTATCGGCCGGGGGAGCGCGCTGTGCTGGCGGAGACCGAGTTCGGCACGCTAGGGATGACGATCTGCTATGATGTCCGCTTCCCGCACCTGTATCGCAGACTGGCGCAGGCGGGCGCCGACATCCTGACCATTCCGGCGGCCTTCACGCGGGTGACGGGTCAGGCACACTGGCATGTCCTCGTCCGGGCCCGTGCCATCGAGACCGGCAGTTTCGTCATTGCCCCCGCGCAGGGCGGGCGCCATGAAGATGGCCGGGAGACCTTCGGCCATTCCCTGATCGTCTCGCCCTGGGGAGATGTGCTGGCGGAAAAGGCGGACGATGCACCCGGTGTGATCCTGGCCGACCTTGACCTGGACGCCGTGGCGAAGGCGCGAGGGCGCATTCCTTCGCTCGGGAATGATCAGATGATCAAGTTCGAAAACTGA